In Vitis vinifera cultivar Pinot Noir 40024 chromosome 11, ASM3070453v1, a genomic segment contains:
- the LOC100251651 gene encoding uncharacterized protein LOC100251651 isoform X3, with translation MAFDQNSIPLDLRPLNVPRTMVEDPRIAPATTTGRTTEGVFPNPARDAGSPGSVQMFYPATVSDAGLVGLGFGNAVPGVAAWCPHVPVAIGRAGISPGAIGLGYNPNLGTRVAGNASDQASDEGTDDSNSGKKVKFLCSFGGKILPRPSDGMLRYVGGHTRIICLRRDVSFNELVQKMVDTYGQPVVIKYQLPEEDLDALVSVSCPDDLENMMDEYEKLVERSSDGSAKLRVFLFSASELDPSDMVQFGNFNDSGQRYFDAVNGIMDGIGGGIARKESIASATSTQNSDVSGNDATDNLVQHQGDVSGPPFSSALSPKGNSATSNEPATRLMCVDPNPAIYADVSAIPLGIPVGNTGPPQTSSSKPDVEFERSVPLTVQPQQVGFDLQQCRMDIPATTAYLQSYVHPHREVTNHADYVQVPHQMGFPNQLLATSGSVLTHQQIRDNASGVSSHQFIPAVHMTMTPTASHVSIRPSVIQPLVQPQQARIDCYTDESTFGPRVVQLPLDQSYNPYQAQVPLPPAVVGGYGWHQVPAQDHVVLSDGWAHQQVILPETTTRLEDCFMCQKELPHAHSDPLVQGLRDSSASSVSDSNSAYHSLRLEDNVRARQINRVVVTGALGEGIIEQGVGAQPRVLGHMDHQAGTLQSEVVGICQNLDAQHENEKIILQKMDNPDQPRVPIPQGVVGLAGAVQSSYGVFTGTIPQTSQEEAVQQYAVPTQYQVKPDTLVNRPINSDVPLFGGVPLQTSERLVQESPRDYSGKLPGVVPKEDTAESCISFDHMRPIDERMENLRVGPAENFVNSEQSKSSADKPRKEDILEHRLQQIAGKEVLLDSTFSKAKIVVESNHNKATEVLPCSAAEVPYLHNVWPVETYEVTKLPILGTLATYTHSKTGIHNVTSGEVSYGSPAFSDVESAYLTDKAPPISEWNDDTSQFQPKMVPTDIRVVSSNGNTPYLSPSNRIGDVQDSSNSLFSSQDPWNLRHDIHFPPPRPNKITIKNEAFSIREPFGENGTSDSGDINTDVQLEDGAHQPFSNLDKDFNSEHSWSAKGSGEEVIKQELQAIAEGVAASVLHSTTSNPEISIHEKNEPLSLSNKDIELQDSDLEMQHKSKVEDNINKVPEKINMGFPVSDGIGRLQIIKNSDLEELRELGSGTFGTVYHGKWRGTDVAIKRINDRCFAGKPSEQERMRDDFWNEAIKLADLHHPNVVAFYGVVLDGPGGSVATVTEYMVNGSLRNSLQKNEKNLDKRKRLLIAMDVAFGMEYLHGKNIVHFDLKSDNLLVNLRDPHRPICKGLEFFWKDACQILLGLRHKFGELLSGDLMTEEINLLFVKLKLKSTSTMEES, from the exons CACAGAGGGGGTTTTCCCCAACCCAGCCCGTGATGCTGGTAGCCCAGGGTCGGTTCAGATGTTCTATCCGGCCACTGTGTCGGATGCTGGGTTggtaggtttagggtttggaaATGCGGTGCCAGGTGTTGCCGCTTGGTGCCCTCATGTGCCTGTGGCCATTGGGCGTGCTGGAATTAGTCCAGGAGCGATTGGATTGGGCTATAATCCCAATTTGGGGACTCGGGTTGCTGGCAATGCCTCTGATCAGGCAAGCGATGAAGGTACAGATGACTCGAATTCAGGGAAGAAAGTTAAGTTCTTATGTAGTTTTGGGGGAAAGATTTTGCCTAGGCCAAGTGATGGAATGTTGAGATATGTCGGAGGGCATACAAGAATTATTTGTCTGAGAAGGGACGTGAGCTTTAATGAGTTGGTGCAAAAGATGGTGGATACATATGGGCAACCGGTGGTAATTAAGTATCAGCTACCCGAAGAGGATCTTGATGCATTAGTGTCAGTTTCTTGCCCAGATGATCTTGAAAACATGATGGATGAGTATGAGAAATTAGTTGAGCGATCATCTGATGGATCAGCTAAGTTACGAGTGTTCTTGTTCTCAGCTTCAGAGCTTGATCCCTCTGATATGGTgcaatttggaaattttaatgataGTGGGCAAAGATATTTTGATGCTGTGAATGGGATTATGGATGGAATTGGGGGTGGTATTGCTAGAAAGGAGAGTATAGCAAGTGCAACTTCCACACAGAATTCTGATGTGAGTGGAAATGATGCCACTGATAACTTGGTTCAGCATCAAGGGGATGTTAGTGGGCCACCGTTTAGCAGTGCATTATCTCCCAAAGGAAATTCGGCTACATCTAATGAACCTGCTACAAGATTGATGTGTGTGGATCCCAACCCAGCAATCTATGCAGATGTCTCTGCCATTCCATTGGGAATTCCAGTGGGTAATACTGGTCCTCCCCAGACTTCATCTTCTAAGCCTGATGTTGAGTTTGAGAGATCTGTACCCCTTACTGTACAGCCACAGCAAGTGGGGTTTGATTTGCAGCAATGCCGGATGGATATTCCAGCAACCACAGCTTACTTGCAGTCTTATGTGCATCCTCATCGAGAGGTTACTAACCATGCTGATTATGTTCAAGTTCCTCACCAGATGGGGTTCCCAAATCAGCTGTTGGCAACTTCTGGTTCTGTACTGACCCACCAGCAGATCCGTGACAATGCTAGTGGTGTTAGCTCTCATCAATTTATTCCTGCAGTGCACATGACAATGACCCCTACAGCTTCTCATGTCAGTATCAGACCAAGTGTGATTCAGCCATTGGTTCAGCCCCAACAGGCCAGGATAGATTGTTACACTGATGAAAGTACATTTGGGCCAAGGGTTGTCCAGCTTCCACTAGACCAAAGCTATAATCCATATCAAGCCCAGGTCCCACTCCCTCCTGCAGTGGTGGGAGGCTATGGCTGGCATCAAGTCCCAGCACAGGACCATGTAGTCTTATCTGATGGATGGGCTCATCAACAAGTAATTCTTCCAGAGACAACCACAAGGTTGGAGGACTGTTTTATGTGTCAGAAAGAATTGCCTCATGCACACTCTGATCCTTTGGTACAGGGACTGAGAGACAGCAGTGCAAGCTCTGTATCTGATTCAAACTCAGCGTATCATAGCCTCCGATTGGAGGACAATGTGAGAGCCCGTCAAATAAACAGGGTTGTGGTAACTGGAGCCTTGGGGGAAGGCATTATTGAACAAGGAGTTGGTGCTCAGCCGAGGGTTCTTGGTCATATGGATCATCAAGCTGGGACACTTCAATCAGAGGTAGTTGGGATCTGTCAGAACCTTGATGCGCAgcatgaaaatgagaaaattattctccAAAAAATGGACAACCCTGATCAACCCAGAGTCCCAATTCCCCAGGGTGTGGTGGGGTTGGCAGGTGCTGTGCAGTCATCTTATGGTGTATTCACGGGCACTATTCCTCAGACTTCCCAAGAAGAGGCTGTCCAGCAGTATGCAGTGCCAACCCAGTACCAGGTTAAACCGGACACCTTAGTGAATAGACCAATTAATAGTGATGTCCCTCTATTTGGAGGTGTGCCTTTACAAACATCAGAACGCCTGGTTCAGGAATCTCCAAGAGACTATTCTGGTAAACTTCCTGGTGTTGTTCCTAAGGAAGATACTGCAGAGTCTTGCATTTCATTTGATCATATGCGTCCAATTGATGAGAGGATGGAAAATCTAAGGGTAGGCCCTgctgaaaattttgttaatagTGAGCAGAGTAAATCATCTGCTGATAAACCTAGAAAGGAGGACATCTTGGAACACAGACTGCAGCAAATTGCAGGGAAAGAGGTGCTTCTGGACAGTACATTCAGCAAAGCCAAAATTGTTGTTGAGTCGAATCACAATAAAGCAACTGAGGTGTTGCCTTGCTCTGCTGCTGAAGTTCCTTACCTGCATAATGTTTGGCCAGTGGAGACATATGAAGTAACAAAACTGCCTATTTTGGGAACTCTGGCGACATATACACATTCTAAGACTGGGATTCATAATGTGACTTCTGGTGAAGTTTCTTATGGCAGCCCTGCATTTTCCGATGTTGAATCGGCTTATCTAACAGATAAAGCTCCACCCATATCTGAATGGAATGATGACACCTCGCAGTTTCAGCCAAAGATGGTTCCTACAGATATCAGAGTTGTCTCATCAAATGGTAATACACCTTATTTATCCCCGTCTAACAGAATTGGAGATGTTCAAGATTCCTCAAACTCACTCTTCAGCAGCCAGGATCCTTGGAATTTACGGCATGATATTCATTTCCCCCCTCCTAGACCTaacaaaattacaataaaaaatgaagcctTTAGTATTAGGGAACCATTTGGTGAAAATGGTACGAGCGATAGTGGGGATATAAATACAGATGTGCAATTGGAGGATGGAGCCCACCAGCCATTTTCCAATTTGGATAAGGATTTCAATTCAGAGCATAGTTGGTCTGCGAAAG GCTCAGGAGAGGAAGTGATCAAACAAGAACTTCAGGCGATTGCTGAGGGTGTTGCTGCTTCTGTTCTCCACTCGACTACATCTAATCCTGAAATTTCTATACACGAGAAAAATGAGCCTCTTTCTTTGTCCAATAAAGATATAGAGCTTCAAGATAGCGATTTGGAAATGCAGCATAAAAGTAAAGTTGAG GACAATATAAACAAAGTGccagaaaaaattaatatgggCTTCCCAGTGTCAGATGGCATAGGTCGCTTGCAG ATCATAAAAAACAGTGACCTTGAAGAGCTCCGAGAATTGGGTTCTGGCACCTTTGGTACTGTTTATCATGGAAAATGGAGGGGCACTGACGTTGCAATCAAACGAATCAATGACAGGTGCTTTGCTGGGAAGCCTTCAGAACAAGAACGTATG AGAGATGACTTCTGGAATGAGGCAATCAAGCTTGCTGATTTGCATCATCCAAATGTGGTAGCTTTCTATGGTGTTGTTCTTGATGGCCCTGGAGGCTCAGTTGCAACTGTTACAGAGTATATGGTTAATGGTTCTTTAAGAAATTCTCtgcagaagaatgaaaa GAATCTTGATAAGCGTAAGCGTCTCTTGATTGCCATGGATGTAGCCTTTGGAATGGAGTACTTGCATGGTAAGAATATAGTGCACTTCGACTTGAAAAGTGATAACTTACTTGTCAATCTTCGAGATCCTCACCGCCCAATATGCAAG GGTCTCGAGTTTTTTTGGAAAGATGCATGCCAAATATTACTTGGACTGAGACACAAGTTTGGAGAACTATTGAGTGGAGACCTTATGACCGAAGAAATAAATCTGCTATTTGTGAAGCTCAAGTTGAAGAGTACTTCTACAATGGAAGAGAGTTGA
- the LOC100251651 gene encoding uncharacterized protein LOC100251651 isoform X2 — MVEDPRIAPATTTGRTTEGVFPNPARDAGSPGSVQMFYPATVSDAGLVGLGFGNAVPGVAAWCPHVPVAIGRAGISPGAIGLGYNPNLGTRVAGNASDQASDEGTDDSNSGKKVKFLCSFGGKILPRPSDGMLRYVGGHTRIICLRRDVSFNELVQKMVDTYGQPVVIKYQLPEEDLDALVSVSCPDDLENMMDEYEKLVERSSDGSAKLRVFLFSASELDPSDMVQFGNFNDSGQRYFDAVNGIMDGIGGGIARKESIASATSTQNSDVSGNDATDNLVQHQGDVSGPPFSSALSPKGNSATSNEPATRLMCVDPNPAIYADVSAIPLGIPVGNTGPPQTSSSKPDVEFERSVPLTVQPQQVGFDLQQCRMDIPATTAYLQSYVHPHREVTNHADYVQVPHQMGFPNQLLATSGSVLTHQQIRDNASGVSSHQFIPAVHMTMTPTASHVSIRPSVIQPLVQPQQARIDCYTDESTFGPRVVQLPLDQSYNPYQAQVPLPPAVVGGYGWHQVPAQDHVVLSDGWAHQQVILPETTTRLEDCFMCQKELPHAHSDPLVQGLRDSSASSVSDSNSAYHSLRLEDNVRARQINRVVVTGALGEGIIEQGVGAQPRVLGHMDHQAGTLQSEVVGICQNLDAQHENEKIILQKMDNPDQPRVPIPQGVVGLAGAVQSSYGVFTGTIPQTSQEEAVQQYAVPTQYQVKPDTLVNRPINSDVPLFGGVPLQTSERLVQESPRDYSGKLPGVVPKEDTAESCISFDHMRPIDERMENLRVGPAENFVNSEQSKSSADKPRKEDILEHRLQQIAGKEVLLDSTFSKAKIVVESNHNKATEVLPCSAAEVPYLHNVWPVETYEVTKLPILGTLATYTHSKTGIHNVTSGEVSYGSPAFSDVESAYLTDKAPPISEWNDDTSQFQPKMVPTDIRVVSSNGNTPYLSPSNRIGDVQDSSNSLFSSQDPWNLRHDIHFPPPRPNKITIKNEAFSIREPFGENGTSDSGDINTDVQLEDGAHQPFSNLDKDFNSEHSWSAKGSGEEVIKQELQAIAEGVAASVLHSTTSNPEISIHEKNEPLSLSNKDIELQDSDLEMQHKSKVEDNINKVPEKINMGFPVSDGIGRLQIIKNSDLEELRELGSGTFGTVYHGKWRGTDVAIKRINDRCFAGKPSEQERMRDDFWNEAIKLADLHHPNVVAFYGVVLDGPGGSVATVTEYMVNGSLRNSLQKNEKNLDKRKRLLIAMDVAFGMEYLHGKNIVHFDLKSDNLLVNLRDPHRPICKVGDLGLSKVKCQTLISGGVRGTLPWMAPELLNGSSSLVSEKVDVFSFGIVMWELLTGEEPYADLHYGAIIGGIVSNTLRPSVPEFCDPEWRALMERCWSSEPSERPSFTEIANQLRSMAAKIPPKGQISQPQVQK, encoded by the exons CACAGAGGGGGTTTTCCCCAACCCAGCCCGTGATGCTGGTAGCCCAGGGTCGGTTCAGATGTTCTATCCGGCCACTGTGTCGGATGCTGGGTTggtaggtttagggtttggaaATGCGGTGCCAGGTGTTGCCGCTTGGTGCCCTCATGTGCCTGTGGCCATTGGGCGTGCTGGAATTAGTCCAGGAGCGATTGGATTGGGCTATAATCCCAATTTGGGGACTCGGGTTGCTGGCAATGCCTCTGATCAGGCAAGCGATGAAGGTACAGATGACTCGAATTCAGGGAAGAAAGTTAAGTTCTTATGTAGTTTTGGGGGAAAGATTTTGCCTAGGCCAAGTGATGGAATGTTGAGATATGTCGGAGGGCATACAAGAATTATTTGTCTGAGAAGGGACGTGAGCTTTAATGAGTTGGTGCAAAAGATGGTGGATACATATGGGCAACCGGTGGTAATTAAGTATCAGCTACCCGAAGAGGATCTTGATGCATTAGTGTCAGTTTCTTGCCCAGATGATCTTGAAAACATGATGGATGAGTATGAGAAATTAGTTGAGCGATCATCTGATGGATCAGCTAAGTTACGAGTGTTCTTGTTCTCAGCTTCAGAGCTTGATCCCTCTGATATGGTgcaatttggaaattttaatgataGTGGGCAAAGATATTTTGATGCTGTGAATGGGATTATGGATGGAATTGGGGGTGGTATTGCTAGAAAGGAGAGTATAGCAAGTGCAACTTCCACACAGAATTCTGATGTGAGTGGAAATGATGCCACTGATAACTTGGTTCAGCATCAAGGGGATGTTAGTGGGCCACCGTTTAGCAGTGCATTATCTCCCAAAGGAAATTCGGCTACATCTAATGAACCTGCTACAAGATTGATGTGTGTGGATCCCAACCCAGCAATCTATGCAGATGTCTCTGCCATTCCATTGGGAATTCCAGTGGGTAATACTGGTCCTCCCCAGACTTCATCTTCTAAGCCTGATGTTGAGTTTGAGAGATCTGTACCCCTTACTGTACAGCCACAGCAAGTGGGGTTTGATTTGCAGCAATGCCGGATGGATATTCCAGCAACCACAGCTTACTTGCAGTCTTATGTGCATCCTCATCGAGAGGTTACTAACCATGCTGATTATGTTCAAGTTCCTCACCAGATGGGGTTCCCAAATCAGCTGTTGGCAACTTCTGGTTCTGTACTGACCCACCAGCAGATCCGTGACAATGCTAGTGGTGTTAGCTCTCATCAATTTATTCCTGCAGTGCACATGACAATGACCCCTACAGCTTCTCATGTCAGTATCAGACCAAGTGTGATTCAGCCATTGGTTCAGCCCCAACAGGCCAGGATAGATTGTTACACTGATGAAAGTACATTTGGGCCAAGGGTTGTCCAGCTTCCACTAGACCAAAGCTATAATCCATATCAAGCCCAGGTCCCACTCCCTCCTGCAGTGGTGGGAGGCTATGGCTGGCATCAAGTCCCAGCACAGGACCATGTAGTCTTATCTGATGGATGGGCTCATCAACAAGTAATTCTTCCAGAGACAACCACAAGGTTGGAGGACTGTTTTATGTGTCAGAAAGAATTGCCTCATGCACACTCTGATCCTTTGGTACAGGGACTGAGAGACAGCAGTGCAAGCTCTGTATCTGATTCAAACTCAGCGTATCATAGCCTCCGATTGGAGGACAATGTGAGAGCCCGTCAAATAAACAGGGTTGTGGTAACTGGAGCCTTGGGGGAAGGCATTATTGAACAAGGAGTTGGTGCTCAGCCGAGGGTTCTTGGTCATATGGATCATCAAGCTGGGACACTTCAATCAGAGGTAGTTGGGATCTGTCAGAACCTTGATGCGCAgcatgaaaatgagaaaattattctccAAAAAATGGACAACCCTGATCAACCCAGAGTCCCAATTCCCCAGGGTGTGGTGGGGTTGGCAGGTGCTGTGCAGTCATCTTATGGTGTATTCACGGGCACTATTCCTCAGACTTCCCAAGAAGAGGCTGTCCAGCAGTATGCAGTGCCAACCCAGTACCAGGTTAAACCGGACACCTTAGTGAATAGACCAATTAATAGTGATGTCCCTCTATTTGGAGGTGTGCCTTTACAAACATCAGAACGCCTGGTTCAGGAATCTCCAAGAGACTATTCTGGTAAACTTCCTGGTGTTGTTCCTAAGGAAGATACTGCAGAGTCTTGCATTTCATTTGATCATATGCGTCCAATTGATGAGAGGATGGAAAATCTAAGGGTAGGCCCTgctgaaaattttgttaatagTGAGCAGAGTAAATCATCTGCTGATAAACCTAGAAAGGAGGACATCTTGGAACACAGACTGCAGCAAATTGCAGGGAAAGAGGTGCTTCTGGACAGTACATTCAGCAAAGCCAAAATTGTTGTTGAGTCGAATCACAATAAAGCAACTGAGGTGTTGCCTTGCTCTGCTGCTGAAGTTCCTTACCTGCATAATGTTTGGCCAGTGGAGACATATGAAGTAACAAAACTGCCTATTTTGGGAACTCTGGCGACATATACACATTCTAAGACTGGGATTCATAATGTGACTTCTGGTGAAGTTTCTTATGGCAGCCCTGCATTTTCCGATGTTGAATCGGCTTATCTAACAGATAAAGCTCCACCCATATCTGAATGGAATGATGACACCTCGCAGTTTCAGCCAAAGATGGTTCCTACAGATATCAGAGTTGTCTCATCAAATGGTAATACACCTTATTTATCCCCGTCTAACAGAATTGGAGATGTTCAAGATTCCTCAAACTCACTCTTCAGCAGCCAGGATCCTTGGAATTTACGGCATGATATTCATTTCCCCCCTCCTAGACCTaacaaaattacaataaaaaatgaagcctTTAGTATTAGGGAACCATTTGGTGAAAATGGTACGAGCGATAGTGGGGATATAAATACAGATGTGCAATTGGAGGATGGAGCCCACCAGCCATTTTCCAATTTGGATAAGGATTTCAATTCAGAGCATAGTTGGTCTGCGAAAG GCTCAGGAGAGGAAGTGATCAAACAAGAACTTCAGGCGATTGCTGAGGGTGTTGCTGCTTCTGTTCTCCACTCGACTACATCTAATCCTGAAATTTCTATACACGAGAAAAATGAGCCTCTTTCTTTGTCCAATAAAGATATAGAGCTTCAAGATAGCGATTTGGAAATGCAGCATAAAAGTAAAGTTGAG GACAATATAAACAAAGTGccagaaaaaattaatatgggCTTCCCAGTGTCAGATGGCATAGGTCGCTTGCAG ATCATAAAAAACAGTGACCTTGAAGAGCTCCGAGAATTGGGTTCTGGCACCTTTGGTACTGTTTATCATGGAAAATGGAGGGGCACTGACGTTGCAATCAAACGAATCAATGACAGGTGCTTTGCTGGGAAGCCTTCAGAACAAGAACGTATG AGAGATGACTTCTGGAATGAGGCAATCAAGCTTGCTGATTTGCATCATCCAAATGTGGTAGCTTTCTATGGTGTTGTTCTTGATGGCCCTGGAGGCTCAGTTGCAACTGTTACAGAGTATATGGTTAATGGTTCTTTAAGAAATTCTCtgcagaagaatgaaaa GAATCTTGATAAGCGTAAGCGTCTCTTGATTGCCATGGATGTAGCCTTTGGAATGGAGTACTTGCATGGTAAGAATATAGTGCACTTCGACTTGAAAAGTGATAACTTACTTGTCAATCTTCGAGATCCTCACCGCCCAATATGCAAG GTTGGTGATTTGGGCTTATCAAAGGTGAAATGCCAGACACTGATCTCTGGTGGTGTGCGAGGGACACTTCCTTGGATGGCTCCAGAGCTACTGAATGGCAGCAGTAGCCTTGTGTCTGAGAAG GTTGATGTGTTTTCATTCGGTATTGTGATGTGGGAACTTCTTACTGGAGAAGAACCATATGCAGATCTGCATTATGGGGCAATCATTG GTGGTATTGTGAGCAACACCTTGCGGCCATCTGTACCTGAGTTTTGTGACCCAGAATGGAGAGCTCTGATGGAGAGATGTTGGTCTTCAGAACCATCAGAGAGGCCAAGCTTCACCGAAATTGCAAACCAGTTGCGATCTATGGCGGCTAAGATTCCTCCAAAAGGACAAATATCACAGCCCCAGGTTCAAAAATGA